TGTTTATTAAAATCAGGACAAAAACGTGGATAATCACGTTCAAGACCATAAGACCATTTTTCCAAACGTTCATGATCATATTCGATCATGTCTTCAAACAAGTAATCTTCTCCATAAGTTTCTTCACAATGAAGGCCAACTCCTCCATCATAAAGTTCTCCTGAAGGCATGCGCAATGCAATGTGCCAGCACTCTTCATGGGATTTCATCATCACAAAAACAATATGCACTTTATCCTGAAAGCGGTCATTCCAAGCATCAAAAAATAATTTAGCAAACGCGCCACAAGGACCATAATTAATCCTTGGTGTTTCTTCATGAAATCCCAGCAATTGATTTATATCGTTTTTTAAATCATTTAAAACTGTAATTTCTTCTGCATTCACTCATAACTCCCGTAGTATTAAGCTACTTTTTTGATTAAGACACTTTATGTTTAAGCTGAATTTATTGTACCAGATAAATTTCAATTCGTTCTTTACCTTTACCCACATTCGACCTTTTTAACGTAATATAACCCACTTCAGCGGTTGATTTTACATGTGTTCCACCACAAGAAACCTTAGAAAATCCTTCGATTTCCCAATAACGCATTTGACTCTTCTCATCAGAAAATCCAGTGTGAATAAGCATATCTTTTGCAATAATTTGATTGTATTCAAACAAAAGAGAGTCAAAGATATCCGAAATATTGTGCTGATAGCTAAAATCAATTCTAGCCTTATGCTCAGCAATATGAGCACCTATTTTTTCAACGGGCAGCATTCTTTGGACAAGCTCTAAGATTAATTCAGCAGCAAAATGAAGGCGCATCAATTTATAACGACGAACAAAGTCAATTTCCATAAGGACAACATCGCCTTTAGAAAGTCCATGCTCCGCAGGTAATGTATAATAAATCAAGTGATCTTCTATTTCAGAATGAGTGACTATCAGGCCGTTCACGCGGACTGTATCACTTTCCTGACCACCGGAAAACGAAAAACCAATAGTCTCTGCAAAAAGTAGTCGATTCTCATTGACTGACACCACTTTAGTCATTAATTGGCGTTGATAGGGATTATCCCAGAATATTTTTTGCATGACTTACTCTCTAATCTTTACCACCATCCCATTTGTTAGCTGTTTCAATGTTTCAGGAGATAATGAAAACACTGCATTGGGCGTTCCTGCTGCAGCCCAAAGAACTTCATGGCATAACAAATCTTCATCAATAAGAACCGTATCAATAACGTTTTTATGGCCAACGGGAGGAACTCCACCAATCGCAAAACCAGTGATTTCTCGTGTAAAATCTGCATCAGCTTTCCCAATAGGTTCATTGATGAGACTAACAATCAAGCTCTCATTCACACGATTAACACCACTTGCTAATACTAATACTGGCTTGTTGGTTTTTTCTGTGCAAAATAGTAATGACTTCACAATTTGAGCAACACCACATCTTAAAGTATCAGCAGCATCTTTTGCCGTGCGAGTGCTCGAATCAAGTTCTTTGACCTCACACGATATCCCTTTTTGAGATAAAAAATCTTGTATGATTTGCGCGCGTTTACTTAACTTTTTCTCTTTATTCATCGCTTATCACCATCCCATCATCGCCACAAAGAACACTTTCTAGTGAGCTCTGTCACTACGTCCCAATCCCCAAACAAGACAATGCCATAATAAATCAGATCGTTCTCTTTAACCTGTGCCGTTCTTTCAATTTGCTCTTGATAGGACCCAACAGTCATCGTATCGGTAAAAT
This window of the Fluoribacter dumoffii NY 23 genome carries:
- a CDS encoding alanyl-tRNA editing protein; this encodes MQKIFWDNPYQRQLMTKVVSVNENRLLFAETIGFSFSGGQESDTVRVNGLIVTHSEIEDHLIYYTLPAEHGLSKGDVVLMEIDFVRRYKLMRLHFAAELILELVQRMLPVEKIGAHIAEHKARIDFSYQHNISDIFDSLLFEYNQIIAKDMLIHTGFSDEKSQMRYWEIEGFSKVSCGGTHVKSTAEVGYITLKRSNVGKGKERIEIYLVQ
- a CDS encoding YbaK/EbsC family protein, which gives rise to MNKEKKLSKRAQIIQDFLSQKGISCEVKELDSSTRTAKDAADTLRCGVAQIVKSLLFCTEKTNKPVLVLASGVNRVNESLIVSLINEPIGKADADFTREITGFAIGGVPPVGHKNVIDTVLIDEDLLCHEVLWAAAGTPNAVFSLSPETLKQLTNGMVVKIRE